One region of uncultured Sulfurimonas sp. genomic DNA includes:
- a CDS encoding sulfatase-like hydrolase/transferase, producing the protein MQFKNRYTQVILAIIYTLLLFSFIRLSFYLSYFEYFSDLTFYETLASFFMGLRVDIALVFTFTSLIWLALLLPFKFTNNKVYRSSLGLLWGSILGAIIFFNIGDILYFGFVNRHLNNELSLIGNDVGILVDMVVDFYLIETILGSIFYLIIIYAYYKFFKAEIQNKNIKQKEWANILLIIIIAFIGIRGKLDGISFGTSDAFAVNKVSSGNLALNGFFCFYRGGTINSVNHSAVKPELAIKNVRRSLASNRFEFIDDEYPLMRKNTNNFNNNYNIVIIMIESFSAKYLDALANNDFKVTPTLDKLAKDGHLYTNFYANGQRSQEGLTSVYTGLTQPVGFENLGEGLELYNPSYLGDIAQKNGYSTLAMQSSDRGSFRVDKLSSLAGFSEYYGAEDIKKTGKEAGQPNYGAWDGNGFRFLSSKLKSMKEPFVSFFFTASTHSPFYSPGKEWEKYPHDTKSENGYLNTLNYVDSQIKEFMQASKKEPWFDNTIFIFTADHTNHTKLSNAKEINPSNVNLNEFHVPLIIYAPKIIDAKRSNIVSSHNDIIPTIIDILGWKTPFTTIGNSLIDKSVKDRFAFVKMGGIIGIDDGKGSVFYNFNKLISEKGSISKESEELLLSIDSAQAHLLKSSKWMKKD; encoded by the coding sequence ATATACCCAAGTTATTCTCGCTATTATTTACACTTTATTACTTTTTTCATTTATCAGATTATCTTTTTACCTCTCTTATTTTGAGTATTTTAGTGACTTGACTTTTTATGAGACTCTAGCATCATTTTTTATGGGTTTAAGAGTAGATATTGCTCTTGTTTTTACTTTTACTTCACTCATTTGGCTAGCCCTACTTTTACCTTTTAAGTTTACAAACAACAAGGTATATAGAAGTTCATTAGGGCTTTTGTGGGGGTCTATTTTAGGAGCTATAATCTTTTTTAACATAGGTGATATTTTATACTTTGGATTTGTAAATAGACACCTTAACAATGAACTAAGCTTAATAGGAAATGATGTTGGCATCTTAGTTGATATGGTAGTTGATTTTTATCTTATCGAGACTATATTGGGGAGTATTTTTTATCTTATAATTATCTATGCTTATTATAAATTTTTCAAAGCAGAGATTCAAAATAAAAACATAAAACAAAAAGAGTGGGCAAATATTTTACTAATCATTATTATCGCTTTTATTGGTATCCGCGGAAAGCTTGATGGAATCTCTTTTGGAACTTCAGATGCATTTGCTGTAAATAAAGTCTCATCTGGAAACTTAGCACTCAATGGCTTTTTTTGCTTCTATCGCGGTGGAACTATCAATAGTGTTAATCACTCAGCCGTAAAACCTGAACTAGCTATAAAAAATGTAAGAAGAAGTTTGGCATCTAATAGATTTGAGTTTATCGATGATGAATATCCTCTTATGAGAAAAAATACAAACAATTTTAACAATAACTATAATATTGTAATCATTATGATTGAAAGCTTTAGTGCAAAATACTTAGATGCTCTAGCAAACAATGATTTTAAAGTTACCCCAACACTAGACAAACTTGCAAAAGATGGTCACTTGTACACAAACTTTTATGCAAACGGACAAAGATCACAAGAGGGTTTAACAAGTGTTTATACAGGTCTAACTCAACCTGTTGGTTTTGAAAATCTTGGAGAAGGTCTGGAGCTTTACAATCCATCTTATCTTGGAGATATCGCACAAAAAAATGGCTACTCTACTCTTGCGATGCAAAGCTCAGACAGAGGCTCATTTAGAGTAGATAAACTTAGCTCACTTGCAGGTTTTAGTGAGTACTATGGTGCAGAAGATATCAAAAAAACAGGAAAAGAAGCAGGTCAGCCAAACTATGGTGCTTGGGATGGTAATGGCTTTAGATTTCTCTCATCAAAACTAAAAAGTATGAAAGAGCCTTTTGTAAGCTTTTTCTTCACAGCATCTACCCATTCTCCTTTTTACTCACCTGGAAAAGAGTGGGAAAAATACCCACATGACACAAAATCAGAAAACGGATACTTAAACACCCTTAACTATGTTGACTCACAGATAAAAGAGTTTATGCAAGCTTCTAAAAAAGAGCCATGGTTTGATAACACTATCTTTATCTTTACAGCAGACCACACCAATCATACGAAACTAAGTAATGCAAAAGAGATAAATCCATCAAATGTAAATCTAAATGAATTTCATGTACCACTAATCATATATGCTCCAAAAATCATAGATGCTAAACGCTCAAATATAGTCTCTTCACACAACGATATAATTCCAACAATTATCGATATTTTAGGTTGGAAAACTCCATTTACGACTATTGGTAACTCTTTAATTGATAAGAGCGTAAAAGATAGATTTGCTTTTGTGAAGATGGGAGGAATTATCGGTATAGACGATGGTAAAGGTTCTGTGTTTTATAACTTTAATAAGCTCATAAGTGAAAAAGGCTCAATTTCAAAAGAGAGTGAAGAGCTTTTACTAAGCATAGACTCCGCTCAAGCGCATCTACTCAAAAGTTCAAAATGGATGAAAAAAGATTGA
- a CDS encoding glycosyl hydrolase codes for MDEKRLKAPFKWDDYSDQPAQLKDKNYKKQMRKREFFSLLKTILTALFILPISIIAMPFIKRKQIKSETFFSMGVDYQRESEFTQECLDDLDIDRILLRLKLWELDTLDELKKFLQKNKNRKVILKVLQDREHVEDLELLQKDLRTIFSTLDGLVDIYEIGSTINRAKWGFFSVDEYNRFYKVAFDLKEAEFKDAKLIGSGVIDFEYHFTAHTLFNFFKYHYDGVASLLYVDRRGAPENTQMGFALSDKIAWLSTMVWMSPKSKHSLHITETNWPITKTAPYAPTSEHECVNEELYADYMLRYYLLSFASQQVNSLSWHQLIAPGYGLIDNRDGIKKRSAYGVYKFMIQALKYAQFLRLDIKRDYYILQCLVENRLLQIHWTLKPTTLKNEEFFEVYSMSGKLIKDETLTIGSSPLYIYIKDAV; via the coding sequence ATGGATGAAAAAAGATTGAAAGCACCATTTAAATGGGATGATTATTCCGACCAACCAGCACAACTAAAAGATAAAAACTATAAAAAGCAGATGCGTAAGCGTGAGTTTTTCTCTTTGCTTAAAACAATACTCACAGCTCTTTTTATACTTCCCATATCAATCATAGCGATGCCTTTTATAAAAAGAAAACAGATAAAATCTGAGACTTTTTTTTCAATGGGAGTTGATTATCAAAGAGAGAGTGAGTTTACGCAAGAATGCTTGGATGATTTAGATATAGATAGAATTTTACTTCGTCTTAAACTTTGGGAGCTTGACACCTTAGATGAGCTAAAAAAGTTTTTACAAAAAAACAAAAATAGAAAAGTCATACTAAAAGTTCTTCAAGATAGAGAACATGTAGAGGATTTAGAACTTTTACAAAAAGATTTAAGAACTATTTTTAGCACTCTTGATGGACTTGTAGATATTTACGAAATAGGTTCAACTATTAACCGTGCTAAATGGGGATTTTTCTCAGTTGATGAGTACAATAGATTTTACAAAGTGGCTTTTGATTTAAAAGAAGCAGAATTTAAAGATGCTAAGCTTATAGGAAGTGGAGTTATAGATTTTGAGTACCATTTTACAGCTCACACTCTTTTTAATTTTTTTAAATACCACTATGATGGCGTAGCATCTCTGCTTTATGTAGATAGACGAGGTGCTCCTGAAAACACACAGATGGGTTTTGCTCTCTCAGATAAGATAGCATGGCTTAGTACCATGGTTTGGATGAGTCCAAAAAGCAAGCACTCCTTGCATATAACTGAGACAAATTGGCCCATTACAAAAACTGCACCTTATGCACCAACAAGTGAGCATGAGTGCGTAAATGAAGAACTATATGCAGATTATATGCTTAGGTATTATCTTTTGTCTTTTGCATCTCAACAAGTCAACTCTCTATCATGGCATCAGCTTATTGCACCTGGCTATGGTCTTATTGATAATCGAGATGGTATAAAAAAACGCTCAGCTTACGGTGTTTATAAGTTTATGATTCAAGCATTAAAATATGCTCAATTTTTAAGACTCGATATAAAAAGAGATTACTATATACTTCAATGTTTAGTAGAAAACAGACTGCTACAAATCCACTGGACACTTAAACCAACCACACTAAAAAATGAAGAGTTTTTTGAAGTTTACTCTATGAGTGGAAAACTTATAAAAGATGAAACTTTAACTATTGGCTCTTCACCTTTATATATATACATAAAAGACGCGGTATAA
- a CDS encoding phosphatase PAP2 family protein, producing MNKKYLNVKLYIWLLFLAFSLLFVLVPQIDLLVAGLFYDNVEFPLNGSLIEEFFYHSVKPIIIIFALSTLSIFFYNTIKKKNILNINSAVMLYTVLILTIAPLLIVNTTLKENWGRARPAQTIDFGGQKEFTSAFMMSDQGGYSFSSGHSAAAFSLLGFALLAKRRQNLFVKIVLIYGTLVSLARMAAGGHFLSDVVTSFFIVYIATHVLYKLIFKENTSA from the coding sequence ATGAATAAAAAATATTTAAACGTAAAACTATATATATGGCTGCTTTTTTTAGCATTTTCACTACTTTTTGTACTTGTACCACAGATTGATTTACTTGTAGCAGGTCTATTTTATGATAATGTGGAGTTTCCACTTAATGGTTCGTTGATAGAGGAGTTTTTTTACCACTCTGTAAAACCTATTATTATAATCTTCGCATTATCAACTCTTAGCATATTTTTCTACAACACAATTAAAAAGAAAAATATTCTCAACATAAATTCAGCTGTTATGCTCTACACAGTTTTAATCCTTACAATAGCTCCTCTTTTAATAGTAAACACGACTCTAAAAGAAAACTGGGGAAGAGCCAGACCAGCTCAAACCATAGACTTTGGCGGACAAAAAGAGTTTACTAGCGCATTTATGATGAGCGATCAAGGTGGATACTCTTTTTCTTCAGGTCATTCAGCGGCTGCCTTTAGTCTTTTAGGGTTTGCTCTCTTAGCAAAAAGAAGACAAAATCTTTTTGTAAAAATAGTTTTAATTTATGGAACCTTAGTCTCCCTTGCTAGAATGGCAGCAGGTGGACACTTTTTAAGTGATGTTGTAACATCCTTTTTTATTGTCTATATTGCTACTCACGTACTCTACAAATTAATTTTCAAAGAAAATACTAGTGCATAA
- a CDS encoding sulfatase-like hydrolase/transferase, with protein sequence MHKNQFTQILILLLFSFIVLMAIRLTLYNFYIDDFTDLTTSEFYASLLMGFRVDMITLFTFSSIFVLALIFVKTPRHRAKIALIWAVILNVIFVISFSDVLYYDYIHRHISNEIFNLSDDMDIIFGMAFGSMLAYTLGALLISVLFLYFTYKLFSKELENFISGKKLIALSIVTILVLFIGIRNSFAGKSFGSSDAFAVNKVSSGNLALNGFFTIYRTAKKTAKHNLMNLEDAIKTSQDALRTPNAPFIDAQYPLLRQYPLKDKEKYNVVIVLLESFGAEHIDGFTHYKELNVTPYFKRLSNEGLKFTNFYSNGYRSIFGITSVFTGLTIPAGAQYLGKGLELSNLSYLGGVAKKNGYSTISMQASNRRSYRVDAVSALAGFDEYYGAQDMPNIEEIDAGREPLTGTYDYNMLNFYHKKLNTMKEPFLGFAFTDSTHSDFHLPSAKFERYPHDLKNYNGSLNAYIYADSAIERFMEGVKNEPWFDRTIFIFTSDHGSGDALNSIAREYRPDDKALSAIEHFRIPLIIYAPKIFEPKEVKTLGGHNDIFPTIVDMLGWSAEITTMGSSLFDEDVNERFVYFYAGNLIGLITNSGYIKYNFKNIVEKVGSEENVQKMKKLLFGVDTAEAQLLEKNRWAK encoded by the coding sequence GTGCATAAAAATCAATTTACTCAAATACTAATACTTTTACTTTTTAGTTTTATAGTTTTAATGGCTATACGACTAACTCTATACAACTTCTACATAGATGATTTTACAGATTTAACTACAAGTGAGTTTTACGCATCTTTACTAATGGGTTTTCGTGTAGATATGATTACCCTTTTTACATTTTCATCTATCTTTGTTTTAGCCCTTATTTTTGTAAAAACACCAAGACACAGAGCTAAAATAGCACTTATATGGGCTGTTATTTTAAACGTTATTTTTGTTATTAGCTTTAGTGATGTACTCTATTATGACTATATTCACAGACACATCTCAAATGAGATATTTAATCTTAGCGATGATATGGACATTATATTTGGAATGGCTTTTGGCTCTATGCTTGCATATACACTTGGAGCTTTACTTATTAGTGTACTCTTTTTGTACTTCACTTATAAACTCTTCTCAAAAGAGTTAGAAAATTTTATTTCTGGTAAAAAACTTATAGCTTTAAGTATAGTTACTATTTTAGTTTTGTTTATAGGCATAAGAAACTCATTTGCAGGAAAAAGCTTTGGAAGTAGTGATGCTTTTGCTGTAAACAAAGTAAGTAGCGGAAACTTAGCACTAAACGGTTTTTTTACTATTTATAGAACTGCCAAAAAAACAGCTAAACATAACCTTATGAATTTAGAAGATGCTATCAAAACCTCTCAAGATGCACTAAGAACACCAAATGCTCCTTTTATAGATGCACAGTACCCTCTTCTTCGCCAATATCCACTTAAAGACAAAGAAAAATACAATGTTGTTATAGTTTTATTGGAGTCTTTTGGTGCTGAACATATAGATGGTTTTACTCACTACAAAGAGTTAAATGTTACGCCTTATTTTAAGCGTCTTAGTAATGAAGGTCTAAAATTTACAAACTTTTACTCAAACGGTTATCGTTCTATTTTTGGCATAACTTCTGTCTTTACAGGCTTAACTATTCCCGCTGGAGCACAATATCTTGGGAAAGGCTTAGAACTCTCAAATCTGAGCTATTTAGGCGGAGTTGCTAAAAAAAATGGATATTCAACTATCTCTATGCAAGCATCTAACAGACGCTCATATAGAGTAGATGCAGTTAGTGCTTTAGCAGGATTTGATGAGTATTATGGCGCTCAAGATATGCCAAATATAGAAGAGATAGATGCAGGAAGAGAACCTCTAACAGGGACTTATGACTATAATATGCTTAATTTTTATCATAAAAAACTAAACACTATGAAAGAGCCTTTTTTAGGCTTTGCTTTTACGGACTCTACTCACTCTGACTTTCATCTACCTAGTGCAAAATTTGAGAGATATCCACATGATTTGAAAAATTACAATGGTTCTCTTAACGCTTATATATACGCCGATAGTGCAATTGAGCGCTTTATGGAGGGTGTAAAAAATGAGCCTTGGTTTGATAGAACTATATTTATTTTTACTTCAGATCATGGAAGCGGAGATGCACTAAATTCAATAGCAAGAGAATACCGTCCAGATGATAAAGCATTAAGTGCGATAGAACATTTTAGAATTCCACTTATTATCTACGCTCCTAAAATATTTGAACCAAAAGAGGTAAAAACTCTAGGCGGACATAACGATATATTTCCAACAATAGTAGATATGCTTGGTTGGAGTGCTGAGATAACAACTATGGGAAGCTCACTATTTGATGAAGATGTAAATGAAAGATTTGTCTATTTTTATGCAGGTAATTTAATCGGTCTTATAACTAACAGCGGCTATATTAAATACAATTTCAAAAATATTGTTGAAAAAGTTGGAAGTGAAGAAAACGTGCAAAAAATGAAAAAATTACTTTTTGGTGTTGATACAGCAGAGGCTCAACTACTTGAAAAAAATAGGTGGGCTAAGTGA
- the waaF gene encoding lipopolysaccharide heptosyltransferase II, with translation MKILVILPNWLGDAIMATPAIELLAKYYHNPRFTFVGSYVSIEAIKHHPLCEKAIVDETKKASNRFLATYKLARDLGTFHLGVNFRNQLHASLLLRFTKTVVCISRHSWHSMFLLSHTPKISTSQHLVKQYAELAMTDANHWDKQIPNLALYIKPQEFSKPTLGINAGATYGSAKRWYPERFGEVAKEFSHKFDIIIFGGPNEVEMAQEIESNLKSFGVENYKNLAGKTNIEELCSNIAGCSLFVTNDSGPMHVAAAYQVPTVAIFGPTKYKETSQWMNKKSTIVRHEMDCSPCMKRECPLGHHDCMKSITSSEVIEAVKNLGF, from the coding sequence GTGAAAATTTTAGTTATTTTACCAAACTGGCTCGGAGATGCTATTATGGCTACACCAGCCATAGAACTTTTAGCAAAATACTATCACAATCCACGATTTACCTTTGTTGGAAGCTATGTAAGCATCGAAGCTATTAAACATCATCCGCTTTGTGAAAAGGCCATAGTTGATGAAACAAAAAAAGCTTCAAATAGATTTTTAGCTACTTACAAATTAGCGCGTGATTTGGGTACTTTTCATCTAGGAGTAAACTTTAGAAATCAGCTTCATGCATCTCTACTTTTAAGATTTACTAAAACTGTGGTTTGCATCTCAAGGCATTCATGGCACTCTATGTTTTTACTCTCTCACACTCCTAAAATTTCAACATCTCAGCATCTAGTAAAACAATATGCTGAGTTAGCCATGACAGATGCAAACCATTGGGACAAACAGATACCAAATCTTGCACTATATATAAAACCTCAAGAGTTTAGTAAACCTACTCTTGGCATCAATGCAGGTGCTACTTATGGAAGTGCAAAACGTTGGTATCCTGAGCGATTTGGAGAAGTTGCAAAAGAGTTTTCTCATAAATTTGACATCATCATTTTTGGTGGTCCAAATGAAGTAGAGATGGCTCAAGAGATTGAATCAAATCTAAAATCTTTTGGTGTTGAGAACTACAAAAACTTGGCAGGAAAAACAAACATAGAAGAGTTATGTTCAAACATAGCTGGATGCTCACTCTTTGTTACAAACGACAGTGGACCTATGCACGTAGCAGCTGCATATCAAGTTCCAACAGTAGCTATATTTGGTCCAACAAAGTACAAAGAAACATCACAATGGATGAATAAAAAAAGCACAATAGTAAGACATGAGATGGATTGTTCTCCATGTATGAAACGAGAGTGTCCTTTAGGACATCACGATTGTATGAAAAGTATTACATCAAGCGAAGTTATAGAGGCGGTAAAAAATCTTGGATTCTAA
- a CDS encoding FAD-dependent oxidoreductase translates to MDSKIYDFLIIGAGSAGCSSAYFLKKSHKSVAIIDREGIAGGASGVAGAFLSPLAGKKNSYNTFVNEALNFSIDFYEQLSSDAISKKGVLRVPNENFSKEKLQNNDIDFEYFDTKHLKNISKNFHEIDGYFYKNAAVIEPISICQKMIEGCDFYKMDVDELVYKDGIYYIKNIKAKNIILAQGVSKSLLKHPYIQISPIFGIRIDVKTSTKIPFNIHKSISISTNKHDKTIAIGATHERHDSSEFECVSTCDKCIFYVDSEKDKINSLLQKAKELVNLENIEVVKTYKGARATIKSYFPVIGKIIDYEASLKKYPSIKNGTKIPQEKLEYYPNSYIINALGSRGFVFGPYLAKILSESILSESDIPKDISTQKLFYKTARRRV, encoded by the coding sequence TTGGATTCTAAAATATATGATTTTTTAATTATAGGAGCTGGTTCAGCTGGATGCTCGAGTGCTTATTTTTTAAAAAAGAGTCATAAAAGTGTAGCCATTATTGACAGAGAAGGAATTGCAGGAGGAGCTAGTGGAGTTGCTGGAGCGTTTCTTTCACCTCTTGCTGGAAAAAAAAATAGTTATAACACTTTCGTAAATGAAGCTTTAAATTTTTCAATAGATTTTTATGAGCAGTTAAGTTCAGATGCAATTAGCAAAAAAGGAGTTCTTAGAGTTCCAAATGAAAATTTTTCAAAAGAAAAACTACAAAACAACGATATAGATTTCGAATATTTTGATACTAAGCATCTAAAAAATATATCTAAAAATTTTCATGAGATAGATGGTTATTTTTATAAAAATGCAGCGGTTATTGAACCTATTAGTATTTGTCAAAAGATGATAGAGGGATGCGATTTTTACAAGATGGATGTAGATGAGTTAGTTTATAAAGATGGCATTTACTATATAAAAAATATAAAAGCAAAAAATATTATATTAGCTCAGGGAGTAAGCAAATCTCTACTAAAACATCCATATATTCAAATTTCTCCAATTTTTGGGATTAGAATAGATGTTAAAACTTCAACAAAGATTCCATTTAACATTCATAAATCCATCTCAATATCCACAAATAAACATGATAAGACTATTGCAATAGGTGCTACTCATGAAAGACATGATTCGTCAGAGTTTGAATGTGTAAGCACTTGCGATAAATGCATCTTTTATGTTGATTCTGAAAAAGATAAAATCAACTCTTTATTACAAAAAGCTAAAGAATTAGTAAACTTAGAAAATATTGAAGTAGTTAAAACTTACAAGGGTGCAAGGGCTACTATTAAAAGCTATTTTCCTGTTATTGGAAAAATCATAGATTATGAAGCTTCACTAAAAAAATATCCATCAATAAAAAATGGTACTAAAATTCCTCAAGAGAAGTTAGAATATTATCCTAATTCATATATTATAAATGCTTTAGGTTCAAGAGGATTTGTTTTTGGTCCATACTTAGCGAAGATACTAAGCGAGAGCATTTTAAGTGAGTCAGATATACCAAAAGATATCTCAACTCAAAAGCTATTTTATAAAACAGCCCGAAGAAGAGTTTAA
- a CDS encoding YfaZ family outer membrane protein has product MFKKLGLLALCVTSVFAMHGVELNVNDKDLEFGARIDMGQFNDTVEPDSVFLGAKILHGSEDNSEFDSSSDMQDYIEASFLMQRKVEATDLVIGLGVKVNGAKNYSTIPLGAEASYKLAFSDKFPLFLRGAIYYAPEVLAMQDAKNFLEYRVAFDLELIKNGSLTLGYRSLDTNYDSDVGGDFNYNKSVYVGFKFAF; this is encoded by the coding sequence ATGTTTAAAAAACTTGGACTACTTGCACTATGTGTTACTTCTGTTTTTGCTATGCACGGTGTAGAACTAAATGTTAATGATAAAGATTTAGAGTTTGGTGCTCGTATAGATATGGGTCAGTTTAATGACACAGTTGAGCCAGACAGTGTTTTTTTAGGTGCAAAAATTCTTCATGGAAGTGAAGATAATAGCGAGTTTGATAGTAGTAGCGATATGCAAGACTATATTGAAGCTAGTTTTTTAATGCAACGAAAAGTTGAAGCTACCGACCTTGTTATAGGTTTAGGTGTAAAAGTAAATGGTGCGAAAAATTATAGTACTATACCTTTAGGTGCTGAAGCTAGCTATAAACTTGCATTTAGTGATAAATTTCCTCTATTTCTTAGAGGAGCAATTTACTATGCACCTGAAGTTTTAGCTATGCAAGATGCTAAAAACTTTTTAGAATATCGTGTTGCATTTGATTTAGAGTTAATTAAAAATGGTAGCTTAACTCTTGGTTATAGATCTTTAGATACCAACTATGATAGTGATGTTGGTGGAGATTTTAATTACAATAAATCAGTATATGTAGGTTTTAAATTCGCGTTTTAG
- the rfaE1 gene encoding D-glycero-beta-D-manno-heptose-7-phosphate kinase translates to MKVLKNFTPKILVVGDLMIDHYLWGSCERISPEAPVQVVDIAKETTVLGGAGNVINNLKALGAEVSVSSVIGDDDNGEELKEMLQSINVDSSNLIVQKGRKTSKKSRIIAVSQQILRYDKESKDEIKSESVKNIINSISKYISTYDAVILSDYGKGVLTDELCQCVISLANKNGVKVLVDPKGVDFSKYKGSYLLTPNKKEAILATKIDIKDDASLKEALLKLKTEIDLNISLITLSEGGIATYDTQVKRFPTVAKEVFDVTGAGDTVIASIAFALSAGKTIEETASFANLAAGVVVGKIGSATVTLSEIEEYEATLHKSTSDAHIKSFNDIEMIVERCKKSGKKVVFTNGCFDILHVGHVKYLQEAKSFGDILIVGLNSDESVSRLKGPSRPVNIAQDRAYILAALEAVDYVVPFEEDTPYNLIKMIAPDTLVKGGDYKGKDVVGTEFAMELKLVDFVNGKSTTKTIQKIQGK, encoded by the coding sequence ATGAAAGTTCTTAAAAACTTTACTCCAAAGATATTAGTAGTGGGTGATTTAATGATAGATCATTACCTTTGGGGTAGTTGTGAGAGAATCTCTCCTGAAGCACCTGTTCAAGTAGTAGATATTGCTAAAGAGACAACGGTTCTTGGTGGAGCTGGTAATGTTATAAATAACCTAAAAGCTCTTGGCGCAGAGGTTAGCGTTAGCAGTGTTATAGGTGATGATGACAATGGTGAAGAACTTAAAGAGATGCTACAAAGCATTAATGTAGATAGCTCAAACCTTATAGTTCAAAAAGGTCGAAAAACTTCTAAAAAGAGTCGCATAATTGCTGTTAGCCAACAGATATTGAGATACGACAAAGAGAGCAAAGATGAAATCAAAAGTGAATCTGTTAAAAATATAATAAACTCAATTTCAAAATATATATCTACTTATGATGCAGTGATACTTTCTGATTATGGAAAAGGAGTTTTAACTGATGAATTATGTCAATGTGTTATTTCTCTTGCTAATAAAAATGGTGTTAAAGTTTTGGTTGATCCAAAGGGAGTTGATTTTTCAAAATATAAAGGTTCTTACCTTTTAACACCAAATAAGAAAGAGGCTATATTAGCTACAAAAATAGATATAAAAGATGATGCATCTCTTAAAGAAGCTCTACTTAAGTTAAAAACTGAGATAGATTTAAATATATCTTTAATAACGCTTTCTGAGGGTGGTATAGCTACTTATGATACACAAGTTAAAAGATTCCCAACTGTAGCTAAAGAGGTATTTGATGTAACTGGAGCAGGTGATACTGTTATAGCATCTATTGCTTTTGCGCTTAGTGCTGGAAAAACTATTGAAGAGACAGCATCTTTTGCAAATCTTGCTGCTGGAGTAGTAGTTGGTAAAATTGGTTCTGCAACAGTTACTCTTAGTGAGATAGAGGAGTATGAAGCAACTTTGCATAAAAGTACTTCAGATGCTCATATTAAAAGTTTTAACGATATAGAGATGATTGTAGAGCGTTGCAAAAAGAGCGGTAAAAAAGTAGTATTTACAAATGGATGTTTTGATATTTTACATGTTGGTCATGTAAAGTACTTACAAGAAGCAAAAAGTTTTGGGGATATTTTAATAGTTGGATTAAACTCTGATGAGTCAGTTTCAAGACTCAAAGGTCCAAGCCGTCCTGTAAATATTGCACAAGATAGAGCTTATATATTGGCAGCTTTAGAGGCTGTTGATTATGTTGTTCCTTTTGAAGAAGACACACCTTATAATCTTATAAAAATGATAGCGCCAGACACTCTTGTAAAAGGTGGAGACTATAAAGGAAAAGATGTTGTTGGAACTGAATTTGCTATGGAGTTGAAGCTTGTTGATTTTGTTAATGGCAAAAGTACAACAAAAACAATCCAAAAAATACAAGGAAAATAA